GATAATGCGATTCAATTTTGCTGGGGAAGGAGTAATCCCCGGTTTAGGTTCTAAGAATTCAACCGTTTCCAAACCAAATCGATTCGAAAAATATGGCCAGGAATTATGGTAAAAAATTAGTTTTTTCCCTGACAGATTTGTATAACGATTCTGCCAATCTAAAATGGCCTTGTCCAATTGATGATTAAACGCATTCAGGTTTTGTTGAAATATATCAGAATTTCTTGGTTCTGCTTTGGTCAGTTTTTCAGCGATTAATTGTGCAATGAGTATTCCATTTCTCGGATCAAGCCAATAATGGGGATTCCCAAAACGATGGATATCTCCCATACTGGCGTCCACGGTTCCTGCGGGAATTTCCATTTTTTCAATTTCAACAGAACAATCCACTACCTCGATTTTTTGATTGCGGGAACCATCAATAACTTGCTTAGCCCACAAATCCAACTCCATACCCACCATAAAATACAAGTCAGCCTTTCGAACTTTGATCATGTAGGAAGGGAGCACCTCTATATAATGGGGGTCTTGGTTCCCACGAGCAATACTGATAACAGTCACATGATCCCCGCCAATAGATTTCACAATATCAGCCAAATCCGTGGTTGAAGTGACGACCCGAACTTTTCCGAAACAAATGGACAGTATGCTCAATATTAAGAATAATTTTCTCATGACTTAATACCGATGCGGTTTGTGGGGGCCTAAAGACCAGATAAGTTGGGCCGTCGTTTTTAAATGTTTTTTGTCATAGCCTTCATGATCATTTGCCACTTGACCGATCCTGATTCTGAGGACAGCTGATTCTTCAACGGGACTAAAACCTATAAAAATTGATGGATCCATGTTGTGGATATCCGCCAGATCAAATTGCCAGAAATCGCCCATAACACCCACATTCCAGGCCTTATTAAATTGGAAGTTTACCAAAAGATATCCTGCTGTTAAGACCTCCTTGGGATGAACCGTTTTTTCTTCATGTTTATCACCCAACTCAAATTGAATCACCTCACCTTGGAGAGTCAACGAACGGTACTTATTGGGGCGCCATTTATATTTGAAATCCGCACCACCAAAACTTTTTTCATGATCTACGTAATAACTGGTACCAAATTCAAAATGATTCACTTCATTCAGGTCAATAAAGTGGGACCATCGTGCAGAAGACCCTTTAAGCTGTTTCTCTCCGTCGTCGTGTTCCTCATCAATATGTCCATCGTTACTATCACCACCTTCATGAT
The nucleotide sequence above comes from Candidatus Neomarinimicrobiota bacterium. Encoded proteins:
- a CDS encoding zinc ABC transporter substrate-binding protein, whose protein sequence is MRKLFLILSILSICFGKVRVVTSTTDLADIVKSIGGDHVTVISIARGNQDPHYIEVLPSYMIKVRKADLYFMVGMELDLWAKQVIDGSRNQKIEVVDCSVEIEKMEIPAGTVDASMGDIHRFGNPHYWLDPRNGILIAQLIAEKLTKAEPRNSDIFQQNLNAFNHQLDKAILDWQNRYTNLSGKKLIFYHNSWPYFSNRFGLETVEFLEPKPGITPSPAKLNRIIQRIKSDKIEVIASESYFSDRVPKFIASKTKVKTVKLAQSVGAIEGADSYIHLFET